Proteins encoded in a region of the Salvelinus fontinalis isolate EN_2023a chromosome 17, ASM2944872v1, whole genome shotgun sequence genome:
- the LOC129813953 gene encoding leucine-rich repeat and immunoglobulin-like domain-containing nogo receptor-interacting protein 3 encodes MTGSPGISGQSLSPWRWLSLWGPVLLLVTMTTLLPGRCQACPPRCECSAQIRSVLCQRRRLTGIPEGIPTETRLLDLSRNRLRWVEMGDLAPYPHLEEVDLSENLIATLEPNAFANLQSLRVLRLRANQLKLVPMGAFAKLGNLTTLDLSENKLVILLDYTFQDLRSLRHLEVGDNDLVYISHEAFSGLLGVEDLTIERCNLTSISGQTLSYLRSLVTLRLRQLSIPALEDQNFRKLANLRVLEIDNWPYLEYISPLSFQGLDLYWLSITNSNITSVPSSSFRNLIHLTHLNLSYNPITTLEPWAFRDLLRLKELIMVNTGLATVEPHSLGGLRQIRVLNFSSNDLQTLEEGSFHSVNSLETLRVDGNPLLCDCRLLWILQRRKTLNFDGRVPVCAGPVEVQGNSLSTFTDSALFDHFTCQKPKIRNRKLQQVTAREGQPVSFLCSAVGEPAPNIMWISPQRRLITAKSNGRITVLPGGTLEIRYAQVTDSGTYMCIASNAGGNDTYFAMLTVRGAPLDASSAFFANRSMYGGDFFNDTNLNSTRVFLKFTLDLTTILVSTAMGCITFLGVVLFCFLLLFAWSRGRGQRKNNFTVETPFRKAEGPAAVGGAGGARKFNMKMI; translated from the exons ATGACTGGCTCCCCGGGCATCAGTGGGCAGTCCCTGTCGCCATGGCGGTGGCTGAGTCTCTGGGGGCCGGTCCTGCTGCTAGTTACCATGACAACCCTACTGCCAGGTCGTTGCCAGGCATGCCCTCCACGGTGCGAGTGCTCGGCCCAAATCCGGTCCGTCTTGTGCCAGCGACGGCGGCTCACCGGCATCCCAGAGGGCATCCCCACGGAAACTCGCCTCCTGGACCTCAGCCGGAACCGTCTCCGCTGGGTGGAGATGGGTGACCTGGCGCCGTATCCGCACCTTGAAGAAGTGGACCTGAGTGAGAACCTCATTGCCACACTGGAGCCCAACGCGTTCGCCAACCTGCAGAGCCTCCGGGTGTTACGGCTGAGGGCGAACCAGCTGAAGCTTGTACCCATGGGGGCCTTCGCCAAGCTGGGCAACCTGACCACGCTGGACCTGAGTGAGAACAAGCTGGTGATTCTGTTGGACTACACCTTCCAGGACCTGAGGAGTCtaagacacctggaggtgggagACAATGACCTGGTCTACATCTCTCATGAG GCCTTCTCTGGCCTGTTAGGGGTGGAGGATCTGACCATTGAACGCTGTAACCTGACTTCCATATCTGGCCAGACGCTGTCTTACCTACGCAGCCTGGTCACTTTGCGACTACGCCAGCTCAGCATCCCCGCCCTGGAGGACCAGAACTTCCGTAAGCTGGCCAACCTGCGGGTACTGGAGATTGACAACTGGCCCTACCTGGAATACATCTCCCCCCTGAGCTTCCAGGGTCTGGACCTGTACTGGCTGTCCATCACCAACAGCAATATCACCTCCGTCCCCTCGTCCTCCTTCCGAAACCTGATCCACCTCACCCATCTCAACCTCTCCTACAACCCCATCACTACCCTGGAGCCTTGGGCCTTCAGGGACCTGCTGAGGCTCAAAGAGCTGATCATGGTGAACACGGGCCTGGCTACGGTGGAGCCCCACTCCCTGGGAGGCCTCAGACAGATCCGGGTCCTCAACTTCTCCTCCAATGACCTCCAGACCCTGGAGGAGGGATCGTTCCACTCTGTCAACAGCCTGGAGACGCTGCGGGTGGATGGGAACCCGCTGCTGTGTGACTGTCGTTTGTTGTGGATCCTGCAGAGACGCAAGACCCTCAACTTTGACGGCAGGGTGCCTGTGTGCGCTGGGCCGGTGGAGGTGCAGGGGAACAGCCTCAGCACCTTCACCGACTCAGCGCTCTTTGATCACTTCACCTGCCAGAAGCCCAAGATACGCAACCGCAAGCTTCAACAA GTGACGGCTCGTGAGGGCCAGCCAGTGAGTTTCCTCTGCAGTGCCGTGGGAGAGCCCGCCCCCAACATCATGTGGATCTCTCCTCAGCGCCGACTAATCACAGCCAAGAGCAATGGCCGCATCACCGTCCTCCCAGGAGGGACGTTAGAGATCCGCTATGCCCAGGTCACCGACAGCGGCACCTACATGTGCATCGCCAGCAATGCCGGGGGAAATGACACTTACTTTGCGATGCTCACGGTCCGGGGCGCGCCGCTGGATGCCTCGTCGGCCTTCTTCGCCAACCGCTCGATGTACGGCGGCGACTTCTTCAACGACACAAACCTGAATAGCACTCGCGTCTTCCTCAAGTTCACCCTGGACCTGACCACCATACTGGTCTCCACAGCGATGGGCTGCATCACCTTCCTGGGCGTGGTGCTCTTCTGTTTCCTGTTGTTGTTTGCATGGAGCCGGGGGCGGGGTCAGCGTAAGAACAACTTCACCGTCGAGACCCCTTTCCGGAAGGCCGAGGGGCCGGCAGCGGTGGGTGGCGCCGGAGGGGCCCGGAAATTCAACATGAAGATGATATGA